The region GCGGGCGGACGTAATCCTGGAGCACTACCTCAAGGGCTACCCCGACGCCTACATCCTGAGCCTGGGCTACACCGAGGAGGAGGTCCGGCGGGTCAAGGAACGGGTGAACCGCACCCACTGGAAGCGGGCCCTGCCCACCGTGGCCCTCCTTTCCTCCACCGCCATCGGGGAGTTTTACCTGAGGCCCTTGGACTTTAGGCTTTAAGCTATGGCGCGGCAGGTGGGTAAAGCGGGAAAGACGCTAGCAAAAGGCTCTGGTGCCCCAGAGAGGGTGGCGGAGCTTTTGGAAAGGAGGATAAAGTGATGGACGACCGGGCGTTGCGGGCCTATCTGGAAAGGGCCCGGACCATTGCCGTGCTCGGGGCCCACAAGGACCCTTCCCGCCCCGCCCATTACGTGCCCAAGTACCTCTGGGGAGAGGGCTACCGCATCCTGCCCGTAAACCCCCGCTTCGCCGGGGAGGAGCTCTTTGGGGAGAGGGTAGCGGCAAGCCTTGCCGAGCTTCAGGGCCCGGTGGACATCCTGGACGTTTTCCGCCCCCCTTCCGCCCTCCTGGACCACCTCCCGGAGATCCTCGCCCTAAGGCCCGGCCTGGTCTGGCTCCAGTCGGGGATCGCCCACCCCGGCTTTGAGGGGGCCCTCAGGGAGGCGGGCATCCCCGTGGTGGCGGACCGCTGCCTCATGGTGGAGCACAGGCGCCTCTTCCGGGGCCCCATTCCCCTCTAGCGTGGAAGCCTGGCAGAAGGCCCTCCTCGCCTGGTACCGGCAAAACGCCCGGCCCCTTCCCTGGCGGAGGGAGAAGGACCCCTACCGCATCCTGGTTTCCGAGGTCCTCCTGCAGCAGACCCGGGTGGCCCAGGCCATCCCCTACTACCGCCGCTTCTTGGAGCGCTTTCCCACCCTAAAGGACCTGCGGGAAGCCCCCTTGGAGGAAGTCCTAAGGGTGTGGCAGGGGGCGGGCTACTACCGAAGGGCGGAGCACCTCCACCGCCTGAGCCAGGAGGTGGAGGCCCTTCCCCCAAGCTTCGCCGAGCTTACGAAGCTTCCTGGCCTGGGCCCCTACACCGCGGCGGCGGTGGCCGCCATCGCTTTTGGGGAAAGGGTGGCGGCGGTGGACGGGAACGTGCGGCGGGTGCTCGCCCGCCTCTTCGCCCTGGAAAACCCCTCGCCCCGGGAGCTCTTTTCCCTGGCCCAGGGGCTTCTCCCTAAGGGGGAGAGCCCCGGGGAGTGGAACCAGGCCCTGATGGAACTTGGGGCTTTGGTCTGCCTACCCCGGAAGCCCCTTTGCCCCGTCTGCCCCCTCGCCGCCTTCTGCCGGGGCAGGGAGGACCCTGGGCGCTACCCCAGGCCGAGGAGGCGGGAGGTGCGGGAGGAGCGCCTCGCCGCCTTGGTCCTCCTGGGGAG is a window of Thermus sp. LT1-2-5 DNA encoding:
- a CDS encoding CoA-binding protein, encoding MDDRALRAYLERARTIAVLGAHKDPSRPAHYVPKYLWGEGYRILPVNPRFAGEELFGERVAASLAELQGPVDILDVFRPPSALLDHLPEILALRPGLVWLQSGIAHPGFEGALREAGIPVVADRCLMVEHRRLFRGPIPL
- a CDS encoding A/G-specific adenine glycosylase, with the protein product MEAWQKALLAWYRQNARPLPWRREKDPYRILVSEVLLQQTRVAQAIPYYRRFLERFPTLKDLREAPLEEVLRVWQGAGYYRRAEHLHRLSQEVEALPPSFAELTKLPGLGPYTAAAVAAIAFGERVAAVDGNVRRVLARLFALENPSPRELFSLAQGLLPKGESPGEWNQALMELGALVCLPRKPLCPVCPLAAFCRGREDPGRYPRPRRREVREERLAALVLLGRRGVYLERLAGRFRGLYGVPLLPEGELAARAQAFGVAPRYLAEVRHALTHRRLRVLVYGAPWDGEGEDPKAKPLPKLMEKILRQALPLLAHEGVVPFPDA